Proteins from a single region of Kluyveromyces lactis strain NRRL Y-1140 chromosome C complete sequence:
- the SPS1 gene encoding putative serine/threonine protein kinase SPS1 (similar to uniprot|P08458 Saccharomyces cerevisiae YDR523C SPS1 dispensable for mitosis involved in middle/late stage of meiosis required for spore wall formation serine/threonine kinase homologous to Ste20p expressed in middle/late meiosis) → MLSLQQFQLLECVGKGNFGDVYLAHYLGSNQEPTDPKIPKNVPLAIKCINLEHSNEPIDLLLKEIYFLSTLHCPYITHYYGTFTGDCNLYIVMEYCSNGSLLNLLRYYSRLTEQTTCFIILQVCHALEYLHEKRLIHRDLKAANILLNDDGEVRLADLGVTGQLKFNSTRHGGKNLNTFVGTPFWMAPEIIKNQSYDGKCDIWSLGITTLELLNGKPPMSHLDSMKALMRIPKLNADSILRNMDISPLGKDFIRSCLQQDPNQRPTCKQLLQHKWLKKCSITNIMEEITVMKTNQILSKEKPRSCKPRFPLSDKVYKTNLPNQLESWRFEDESVLRFDGLGDIPNLYNNSNNKNEMANSPLLTKQQLRTPNISTPTSALSPTSMAISPKTNLSTPATESYEDVSSSPSEQKMKLGHENQNIDYWKDVFLYSLKKVRQRAINEPTKETVKSLTRYMGDLEKDFPGLSEALVQEISTRVAKLKNL, encoded by the coding sequence ATGCTCTCGCTACAACAGTTTCAATTGCTCGAATGTGTGGGTAAGGGGAATTTTGGTGATGTGTATTTGGCCCATTACCTAGGGAGCAATCAAGAACCAACTGATCCAAAAATCCCTAAAAATGTACCGCTAGCCATCAAATGTATCAATTTGGAACACTCCAACGAGCCTATTGACctattgttgaaagaaatttatTTCCTTTCGACATTGCATTGTCCTTACATCACTCATTATTATGGAACATTTACTGGGGATTGTAATCTTTATATTGTCATGGAATATTGCAGTAACGGATCcttattgaatttattaAGATATTATTCCAGATTGACAGAACAGACTACGTGCTTTATCATCCTGCAAGTATGCCACGCATTGGAATATTTACATGAGAAGAGACTCATTCATAGGGATTTAAAGGCTGCCAATATTTTACTAAATGACGACGGGGAAGTAAGATTGGCAGATCTTGGTGTCACTGGTCAATTAAAGTTCAACTCTACTAGACACGGAGGTAAGAATTTAAACACCTTCGTAGGCACTCCGTTTTGGATGGCTCCCgaaataataaaaaacCAAAGCTATGACGGTAAATGTGACATCTGGTCTCTAGGTATTACGACGCTAGAATTGCTAAATGGTAAACCGCCCATGTCACATTTAGATTCAATGAAAGCTTTGATGAGAATCCCAAAATTGAATGCAGATAGTATTTTACGCAACATGGACATTTCACCTTTGGGAAAAGATTTTATTCGTTCATGTTTACAACAAGATCCTAATCAAAGACCAACTTGTAAACAGCTTTTGCAACACAAATGGTTAAAGAAATGTTCAATTACAAATATAATGGAAGAGATAACAGTAATGAAGACAAACCAAATTCTCTCTAAAGAAAAGCCGCGGTCCTGTAAACCAAGGTTCCCATTATCAGATAAGGTCTATAAAACAAACTTACCAAATCAATTGGAAAGCTGGAGGTTTGAAGACGAATCTGTCTTGAGATTCGATGGATTAGGAGATATTCCAAACTTATATAACAACAgcaataacaaaaatgaaatggCAAACAGCCCATTATTGACGAAGCAACAGCTGAGAActccaaatatttcaacacCGACGTCAGCTTTATCTCCCACCTCGATGGCTATCTCTCCAAAAACCAATCTTTCTACTCCAGCGACAGAAAGTTATGAGGATGTGAGCTCATCCCCAAGTGAACAAAAGATGAAACTAGGCCatgaaaatcaaaatattgattattggaaagatgtctttctttactcgttgaagaaagttaGACAAAGAGCCATCAATGA